From Nematostella vectensis chromosome 14, jaNemVect1.1, whole genome shotgun sequence, a single genomic window includes:
- the LOC5503118 gene encoding kinesin-like protein KIF20B isoform X3: MMSDAPFTVVSDGEEEPDCEALEISPDEPEIDGGEIRKNLFDDFKELDPQTPDNGREYMRAYLRIRPFTEDEKGKDENKDCMEIEGESAILLNAPRDSFTFKNEKRGREVTHRFTFSRVFGPETTQKDFFDETSLGLVRDFVDGQNCLVFTYGVTNSGKTYTIQGTAKDGGVLPRTLDVLFNSIHGREYNRMDLKPRYFCDVMRLDKKQEHMEDVLRNGLIMSLTKEQFDLYSFLQLDDSERSKMNASDESSMQASMKGQDGDQTSDQTMDKDDDDDVRVADGTTISVDDQGDVRFSIWVSFAEIYNELIYDLLEPCPEGKGKKRPTLKLGDDKHGNPYVKGLREVCVANADEAYKILKVGKKNQTIASTKLNHQSSRSHCIFSIKILRVVNVDNPHVARVSRLSFVDLAGSERYSKTQSTGDRLKEAGNINTSLMTLGKCLDYLRYNQQHPNNPQMIPFRESKLTRLFQGFFCGKGKAAMVVNINQCASTFDETYHALKFSAIAKQVTTRVVKPCDTVQPPPEKSFRASFAFNALSRSVRKSVAWENGALSTPAGAVCATPSRELCALEETPAAEYQQQLEQFCKLLQEQLLAEKKEKFELEKKIREEVCAEMAEQLVTIENEFSERVQETVKVVEEKCDRRIELLVRSVKKSRKRPRMDREDDEEWVPSVLLQSEKMKVKDLASQVSELSREASEAKQMLEEAGEAVVEKDAVISRLSGELDRLKTAQQEDEKQRALQDDALNELRACLETSSKEVEIARIKLDQRDRRMREKEAEIEDLKRQLRDKEETVSTQAEALTKVSKELEQTNQELENVKCSMEGKFQENQNVFQEKCAALRKEEELVNKLQRQLKESEESIERKVEIIESGRELLAKLKSDLEQKSQALLKEEAASEALKKDLQEKEILLGERYSDIETLNKQIEEFRNKTKPVKPVSIQREQQTDSVSLDLRDRGQQTEQVNQDNLVEQEQQTEPKKPVAVEKHQSEKELAYIETHLSCVVGKLRDELANKEELMKELVQSLEETRAEKEFERRELLLQCEEHKMQISTLQKDLENNVSAEEMEALRKAAKEVEEELQRVKEERESMQELKDTNDFEKEEVKSALELANARITELEKHLESHYEELNHSRSEKNTELESLRTSLEASEGKVKELRLQLVAKDSDFEKLKVQVGEYEDLKLTLESMSSKLEQTVKEVEIKTSELETRAGETLLAKESLEVANKKIKELQAQLLTARELTQQECVSKEASEVANLRDALEKANSKVAHSEEILALKAARLKELVNELDKMKKDLDAQKQAIEESRSEESGIIGEMEEKLKESKDKISKLEGTLNDKAKALEKAHLSLKEAETKLEEMSTNNVKAVEESNEKITSLKALINQKDDALEKIKASLKEAEERFQELNRTLEEVQKEKNALESKIEELTQKSETLMGKHSDKEKELEKATTESVKFSHEKDASIDEEITFKKVKPLEVVTIKPTRSSNGARQRKRSRKGDESETKDEPQIVVELEKQLEASTRALDKKNTQLIARNNTIKRLELNIIEKNKKIDDLEVLKMKSSTPLTPGRDQRTREELRALRKRAREAENEVDDVKEKLRDAEKKLKSAQKDVVEITEEKEGLQKMATAFEQLIEEKEGYITVLKKELQDLNDQKEKKSNELLHQEKLLKEKQQQSACVEKQVEQELALLRCELAEAKQRAETAEAAIVETSASLAQGKAQQEDDIKSLMEKIASKEAELRELGEKLTKSEQEKSDELGKVWETMTELQSVIEDRGKSIDKLEKELKDQEAKHNRQKNTLEQTVAKMKEVMERKGGDANKVNARVAELEKELKEKTKSAEKLVKASEKREKEIDALKRALQDQDQVMEEQQDALTERQLEIESLTEELRTLTDQNTSTNSLSAEIRRLEGTLSVYIEEKDQLQRELDALRKTEAGIEVSKVEISRDYEIEKSEILVKLEQKEGVIAKMKTQQKSSDSAAAKEKRLLKQQLKEKEFEINKLNENLEKAERKQKEYEDLIQLKDVDVRKAAEEKEGMLKAMREAFEVASTKKTEYENKLESVRREMLVEHERELARVRESHARGNAIHEKEKERKLDIKEESVRREMLVEHERELARERESHARGNAIHEKDKERKLDIKEESVRREMQVEHERELARVRESHARGNAIHEKDKERKLDIKEESVRREMQAENEPELARVRESHSRENATHVKNEERKLDTEEGQVTVPQSPGEDKKLVVQVEKLPSDVKTKVQPLKKTGEMKTEGIEEPASTGPMRRLAKRRPAKNRTSDESTTSEDSSTQDRIEIDVTPIMGRRRTRAATKGSRKRRSSSELSLAEIKAQLSAAKCRRMDTDDETPGSVSRSVRTRSTAGRTSSVVKSRPSTARKTSTLVTPGKPPIPLTPKNESSSLSLAEHQSAKKKKKGFFGKLFDSAGGENSPPRVPPSGKKRKLLKKDISGPMDTFSPTPVRGSVSEASKDDPARRLITRQLRSRK, from the exons ACTTACACAATCCAAGGCACGGCTAAAGATGGAGGAGTCTTACCACGGACACTTGACGTCTTGTTTAATAGCATTCATGGTAGGGAATACAATAGAATGGACTTAAAGCCAAGATATTTTTGTGATGTGATGAGATTGGACAAGAAGCAGGAACACATGGAGGATGTACTCCGTAATGGACTTATCATGTCGCTCACAAAAGAG CAATTTGACCTGTACTCCTTCCTCCAACTGGACGACTCTGAGAGAtccaaaatgaatgcatcGGATGAGTCGTCCATGCAAGCCTCCATGAAGGGCCAAGATGGAGACCAGACCTCAG ATCAAACTATGGacaaggatgatgatgatgatgttcgGGTGGCTGATGGCACCACTATAAGTGTAGATGACCAGGGTGATGTGCGCTTCTCCATCTGGGTCTCATTTGCTGAGATCTATAATGAGTTAATCTACGATCTCCTGGAGCCGTGCCCTGAAGGCAAAGGGAAGAAAAGACCCACTCTAAAGCTGGGGGATGACAAACATGGCAACCCTTATGTTAAAG GTCTAAGAGAGGTGTGTGTTGCAAATGCTGATGAGGCATACAAG ATTCTAAAAGTTGGGAAAAAGAACCAGACAATTGCTTCTACCAAACTAAACCACCAGTCAAGTAGAAG TCACTGTATTTTCAGCATCAAGATATTAAGAGTTGTAAATGTGGATAACCCTCACGTGGCCCGTGTTAGCAG GTTGTCGTTTGTCGACTTGGCTGGATCCGAGAGATACAGCAAGACTCAGAGTACGGGTGACCGACTCAAGGAGGCTGGAAATATCAACACATCCCTCATGACTTTAGGGAAGTGTCTTGATTACCTGCGGTATAATCAGCAGCACCC CAATAACCCTCAAATGATCCCATTCCGGGAGAGCAAGCTCACACGCCTGTTTCAGGGCTTCTTCTGCGGCAAGGGGAAGGCTGCTATGGTGGTCAACATCAATCAGTGTGCATCCACATTTGATGAGACCTACCATGCACTTAAGTTCTCTGCTATTGCCAAGCAA GTGACAACCCGTGTGGTCAAGCCCTGCGATACTGTGCAGCCTCCCCCAGAGAAGAGTTTCCGAGCCTCGTTTGCATTTAACGCACTTAGCCGCTCGGTCAGAAAGAGCGTGGCCTGGGAAAATGGTGCCCTTTCCACCCCTGCTGGGGCAGTTTGTGCAACCCCCTCACGCGAATTGTGTGCTTTGGAGGAGACGCCAGCTGCGGAATACCAGCAG CAACTGGAGCAATTCTGTAAGCTTCTTCAGGAGCAGCTATTGGCTGAGAAGAAAGAAAAGTTTGAGTTGGAAAAAAAGATCCGAGAAGAAGTGTGCGCCGAAATGGCCGAGCAATTAGTTACAATCGAAAATGAGTTCAG TGAAAGAGTGCAGGAGACGGTGAAAGTCGTGGAGGAGAAATGCGACCGGCGTATCGAGCTGCTGGTGCGCTCAGTCAAGAAATCGAGGAAGAGACCTCGGATGGACCGCGAGGACGATGAGGAGTGGGTCCCGAGTGTGCTCCTGCAGTCGGAAAAAATGAAAGTCAAG GATCTAGCAAGCCAGGTGAGCGAGCTGAGCCGAGAGGCTTCTGAAGCCAAACAGATGCTTGAGGAGGCAGGGGAGGCGGTGGTAGAGAAGGATGCCGTGATTTCCCGACTTAGTGGGGAACTCGACAGACTCAAAACCGCGCAGCAAGAAGATGAGAAACAGCGAGCATTGCAG GATGACGCGCTGAACGAGCTGCGGGCATGCCTCGAGACCTCCAGTAAGGAGGTCGAGATCGCCCGTATTAAGCTCGATCAGCGCGACCGCAGAATGCGGGAGAAGGAGGCCGAGATCGAAGATCTCAAGCGTCAGCTCCGAGACAAAGAAG AAACTGTTTCCACGCAAGCTGAAGCTCTCACAAAAGTGTCGAAGGAATTGGAGCAGACGAACCAGGAGTTGGAAAACGTGAAGTGCTCCATGGAAGGAAAGTTCCAAGAAAACCAGAATGTGTTCCAGGAAAAGTGTGCTGCTTTGAGAAAGGAGGAAGAACTGGTGAATAAACTTCAGCGGCAGCTCAAAGAATCAGAGGAATCAATCGAAAGAAAGGTGGAGATTATCGAAAGTGGTAGAGAATTATTGGCAAAATTAAAGTCTGACTTAGAACAGAAATCGCAGGCCTTGTTAAAGGAAGAGGCAGCCAGTGAAGCTTTAAAGAAAGATCTTCAAGAGAAAGAGATCCTTTTGGGTGAAAGGTACTCCGACATAGAGACGTTGAATAAGCAAATTGAGGAGTTTAGAAACAAGACTAAACCGGTCAAACCTGTTAGCATCCAGCGAGAACAGCAGACTGATTCTGTTAGTCTAGATCTTCGTGATCGAGGACAACAGACGGAACAAGTAAATCAGGATAATCTGGTAGAGCAGGAACAGCAAACCGAACCAAAGAAACCTGTTGCTGTTGAGAAACATCAAAGCGAAAAAGAACTCGCCTACATTGAGACACATCTTTCCTGCGTGGTCGGAAAGTTGCGAGATGAACTGGCCAACAAAGAGGAACTGATGAAGGAACTAGTGCAGTCTCTTGAAGAGACTAGGGCCGAGAAGGAGTTTGAAAGGCGAGAGCTCTTGTTGCAGTGTGAGGAGcataaaatgcaaataagCACACTGCAGAAGGATCTGGAAAATAATGTTAGCGCGGAAGAAATGGAAGCCTTGAGGAAAGCGGCTAAAGAGGTCGAGGAGGAGCTTCAGAGGGTGAAGGAAGAAAGAGAGTCCATGCAGGAACTTAAAGACACAAATGACTTTGAGAAAGAAGAAGTGAAATCAGCTCTTGAGCTTGCAAATGCGAGGATCACTGAGTTAGAAAAGCATCTTGAGTCGCATTACGAAGAGCTAAATCATTCGCGTTCCGAAAAGAACACAGAATTGGAATCACTTCGCACCTCGCTGGAAGCCTCAGAAGGGAAAGTAAAAGAACTCAGACTACAACTCGTGGCAAAGGACTCTGATTTTGAAAAGCTGAAGGTCCAAGTTGGGGAGTACGAAGATTTGAAGCTCACGCTGGAGTCAATGAGCTCGAAGTTAGAGCAAACCGTAAAGGAAGTTGAAATCAAGACAAGTGAGCTAGAAACACGTGCAGGGGAAACTCTATTGGCGAAGGAGTCTCTTGAAGTCGCTAATAAAAAGATAAAGGAACTCCAGGCCCAGCTCCTTACTGCGCGGGAGCTAACGCAACAAGAATGTGTTTCCAAAGAAGCAAGTGAGGTTGCGAATTTGAGAGATGCGCTAGAAAAGGCTAACAGTAAAGTTGCACATTCTGAAGAGATTCTTGCCTTAAAAGCAGCAAGGTTAAAGGAACTTGTCAATGAATTGGACAAGATGAAAAAGGACCTTGATGCTCAGAAACAGGCAATAGAAGAGTCGCGGTCAGAAGAATCCGGGATCATTGGCGAGATGGAGGAGAAGCTGAAGGAATCAAAAGATAAGATTTCAAAACTTGAGGGTACACTGAACGACAAGGCGAAGGCTTTAGAGAAAGCACACCTGAGTCTAAAAGAGGCTGAGACCAAGTTGGAAGAGATGTCCACAAATAACGTCAAGGCTGTCGAGGAATCAAACGAGAAGATTACAAGTCTCAAAGCCCTTATAAACCAGAAGGATGACGCTTTAGAAAAGATCAAGGCAAGCTTGAAAGAAGCTGAAGAACGATTCCAAGAGCTGAATAGAACATTAGAAGAAGTACAGAAAGAGAAAAATGCGCTGGAGTCCAAGATAGAAGAGCTGACACAAAAATCGGAAACGTTGATGGGCAAGCATTCCGATAAAGAAAAGGAGCTAGAAAAAGCCACAACTGAATCTGTTAAATTCTCCCATGAAAAGGATGCGTCAATTGATGAAGAGATCACATTCAAGAAAGTTAAACCTCTGGAGGTTGTGACCATTAAACCGACAAGGTCTTCCAATGGTGCAAGACAACGAAAACGGTCGAGAAAAGGAGACGAGAGCGAGACGAAAGACGAGCCCCAGATAGTGGTGGAGCTTGAAAAGCAACTGGAAGCAAGCACTCGAGCACTGGACAAGAAAAACACACAGCTCATAGCAAGAAACAACACAATCAAACGTCTCGAACTGAACATTATCGAGAAGAACAAGAAGATCGATGATCTCGAGGTGCTGAAAATGAAATCCTCCACACCACTGACTCCCGGTCGTGATCAGCGAACAAGGGAGGAGCTGAGGGCGCTACGAAAGCGTGCTAGGGAGGCTGAGAACGAGGTGGACGATGTCAAAGAGAAGCTTAGAGATGCAGAAAAGAAGTTGAAGTCCGCCCAGAAAGATGTCGTGGAGATTACCGAGGAGAAAGAAGGTTTACAGAAAATGGCAACCGCTTTTGAGCAACTGATTGAAGAGAAAGAGGGCTACATCACTGTGCTGAAGAAGGAGCTTCAAGACCTAAACG ATCAAAAGGAGAAGAAATCTAACGAACTCTTGCACCAGGAAAAACTCCTGAAGGAGAAACAGCAGCAAAGCGCATGCGTAGAAAAACAAGTTGAGCAGGAGTTAGCATTGTTACGCTGCGAACTGGCCGAGGCAAAGCAGAGGGCGGAAACGGCAGAGGCCGCTATAGTCGAAACAAGCGCATCCTTGGCACAG GGTAAAGCTCAACAAGAGGATGATATCAAAAGTCTGATGGAGAAAATAGCGTCAAAGGAAGCAGAACTCAGAGAACTAGGAGAAAAACTAACGAAATCTGAGCAAGAAAAGTCAGACGAGCTTGGCAAG GTATGGGAGACAATGACTGAGCTACAGTCAGTAATTGAGGATCGCGGAAAATCTATCGACAAGCTTGAAAAAGAGTTGAAAGACCAAGAGGCGAAACACAACAGACAGAAGAACACTCTCGAGCAGACGGTCGCTAAGATGAAGGAAGTGATGGAGAGGAAGGGAGGAGACGCGAACAAAGTCAACGCTAGGGTCGCTGAGCTCGAGAAAGAGCTAAAGGAAAAGACGAAGAGCGCCGAGAAGCTCGTCAAAG CGTCGGAGAAACGTGAAAAGGAAATCGATGCGCTGAAACGCGCGCTTCAAGACCAGGACCAGGTAATGGAGGAACAACAAGATGCACTGACCGAGCGACAGCTGGAGATAGAGTCCCTCACAGAGGAGTTGCGTACACTTACGGACCAGAACACATCCACAAATTCTCTCTCCGCCGAG ATTCGCCGACTAGAAGGCACGCTATCCGTTTACATCGAGGAAAAGGACCAGCTACAGCGGGAGCTCGATGCGCTCAGGAAGACAGAGGCGGGAATCGAGGTGTCAAAG GTGGAGATCAGTCGAGATTACGAGATTGAGAAAAGTGAGATCTTGGTAAAGCTGGAGCAGAAGGAAGGAGTGATCGCCAAGATGAAGACCCAGCAGAAGAGCTCCGACTCGGCCGCCGCCAAGGAGAAACGGCTGCTTAAACAGCAGTTAAAGGAGAAAGAATTCGAGATCAACAAACTCAACGAGAACTTGGAAAAG GCGGAGCGCAAACAGAAAGAGTACGAGGATCTGATCCAGCTGAAAGACGTTGATGTTCGCAAAGCTGCGGAGGAAAAGGAAGGCATGCTCAAAGCCATGCGCGAGGCGTTCGAAGTGGCCTCCACCAAGAAGACCGAGTACGAGAACAAACTAGAGTCAGTGCGGAGAGAGATGCTGGTGGAGCACGAACGCGAACTCGCGCGCGTACGCGAGAGTCACGCGCGTGGAAACGCGATACACGAGaaggaaaaggaaaggaaattggACATAAAGGAAGAGTCAGTGCGGAGAGAGATGCTGGTGGAGCACGAACGCGAACTCGCGCGCGAACGCGAGAGTCACGCGCGTGGAAACGCGATACACGAGAAGGATAAGGAAAGGAAATTGGACATAAAGGAAGAGTCAGTGCGGAGAGAGATGCAGGTGGAGCACGAACGCGAACTCGCGCGCGTACGCGAGAGTCACGCGCGTGGAAACGCGATACACGAGAAGGATAAGGAAAGGAAATTGGACATAAAGGAAGAGTCAGTGCGGAGAGAAATGCAGGCAGAGAACGAACCCGAACTCGCGCGCGTACGCGAGAGCCACTCGCGTGAAAACGCGACACACGTGAAGAATGAGGAAAGGAAATTGGACACAGAGGAAGGGCAAGTGACAGTACCTCAGTCGCCAGGCGAAGACAAGAAGCTGGTCGTTCAGGTTGAGAAACTACCG TCGGATGTGAAGACTAAAGTTCAGCCACTCAAGAAGACTGGAGAGATGAAGACTGAAGGAATTGAAGAGCCGGCAAGTACCGGGCCCATGAGACGCCTCGCCAAGCGCAGACCTGCCAAGAACCGCACTTCAGACGAGTCCACCACTTCCGAGGATAGCTCTACTCAG GATCGCATTGAGATAGACGTTACTCCCATCATGGGACGTAGACGAACTCGCGCCGCCACAAAGGGCTCAAGAAAACGCCGAAGTAGCAGCGAGCTCTCCCTTGCCGAG ATCAAAGCGCAGTTGTCCGCCGCCAAGTGCCGTAGGATGGACACAGATGACGAGACTCCTGGGTCTGTCTCCCGCTCTGT TCGAACCCGCTCCACCGCGGGTAGGACGAGCTCTGTGGTCAAATCACGACCGAGTACAGCACGAAAAACATCCACGCTCGTCACACCTGGCAAGCCTCCCATCCCTCTAACTCCCAAG AATGAGAGCAGCTCTTTAAGTCTTGCAGAGCACCAGTCCgcgaagaagaagaagaaaggttTCTTCGGCAAGCTTTTCGACTCCGCCG GCGGCGAAAACTCCCCTCCCCGAGTTCCGCCATCAGGGAAGAAGAGAAAGCTTCTAAAGAAAGACATATCCGGTCCCATGGACACATTCTCCCCGACGCCCGTTAGAGGCTCAGTCAGCGAGGCGAGCAAAGATGACCCTGCTAGACGATTAATCACTCGACAATTGCGctcaagaaaataa